TCTACTTATCTCATAAGTTGTAAGCTTTTAGACTTAATTTATACTGATATTCACAACAGAAATGCGATGTTTACAGGGTTAATTCAAGCATTGGGAACGATGCGATCACTAGGGGGCGATCGCTGGCAAATTAATTGTCATCACAGTAGTGACGCTATTCTACAGGATCTTGCCACGGGTGATAGCGTTGCGGTTGATGGTGTTTGTTTGACGGTTACAGAGGTATTACCGCAAGGTTTTGTCGCCACCGCATCGCCAGAAACACTGCGACGCACAACTTTAGGACAACATCCTGATCGCGTTGTTAATCTCGAAGCCGCGCTAAGAGTTGGCAGCAAACTCGGCGGTCATTTTGTCATGGGTCACGTCGATGGTGTAGGCTATTTGCAAAGCGCTGAGCAAACGGCGACGTCGTGGGAAATGACCTTTAGTGCACCCGATGCGATCGCGCGTTATATTGTTCCGAAAGGGAGTATCGCCGTTAACGGTGTCAGCTTGACTATTGCCGATTGGCATCCAGCGATGAATTCATTTAAAGTTGCGGTGATTCCACTATCTTATGCTGAAACAAACTTACAGTATCTCCGCCCTGGCGATGGAGTTAATTTGGAAGGA
This sequence is a window from Chroogloeocystis siderophila 5.2 s.c.1. Protein-coding genes within it:
- a CDS encoding riboflavin synthase, whose protein sequence is MFTGLIQALGTMRSLGGDRWQINCHHSSDAILQDLATGDSVAVDGVCLTVTEVLPQGFVATASPETLRRTTLGQHPDRVVNLEAALRVGSKLGGHFVMGHVDGVGYLQSAEQTATSWEMTFSAPDAIARYIVPKGSIAVNGVSLTIADWHPAMNSFKVAVIPLSYAETNLQYLRPGDGVNLEGDILGKYVEKLIQSGTHYQVADSVVDSVTPAFLVENGYL